AAGGAGGAGGAGGAGCTGTGAGCGCCGCCACCACCCAGACTCCGCAGAAGCTGCGCACCCGGAAGCCGCTCACGGTCGCGGCGGTCGCCAAGAACCTCGGCGCCCTCGTCCTCGCGGTCGTGTTCATCTTCCCGGTCTACTGGATGTTCTCGTCCTCGCTGAAGCCGCAGCACGAGATCATGACGAAGGACCCGGTCTTCGTCTTCAAGCCGACGTTCGAGAACTACGGGACCGCCACCGGCGTCGACCTGTTCTGGACGTACGTCACCAACAGCCTCACGGTCACCATCGGCGCCGTGGCGCTCGCCCTCGTCGTCGCCCTGGCCGCGAGCTTCGCGATCGCCCGCCTCAAGTTCAAGGGCCGCAAGGGGATCGTCCTCATCGTGATGATGGCGCAGATGGCCCCCTGGGAGGTCATGGTCATCGCGATGTACATGATCTCCCGCGAGAACGACCTGCTGAACAGCATCCCGATGCTCACGCTGATCTACTTCGTGATGGTCCTCCCCTTCACGATCTGGACCCTCCGCGGCTTCATCGCCGCCGTCCCGGTCGAGCTGGAGGAGGCCGCGCAGATCGACGGCTGCACCCGCGGCCAGGCCTTCCGCAAGGTGATCTTCCCGCTGCTCGCCCCCGGCCTGATGTCGACCTCGCTCTTCGGCTTCATCACCGCCTGGAACGAGTTCGCCATGATCCTCATGCTGAACAAGGAAAAGGAGTCGCAGACCCTGACGCTCTGGCTGACCCAGTTCCAGACCGCGTTCGGCAGCGACTGGGGCGCCACCATGGCCGCCTCCACGCTCTTCGCCCTCCCCGTGCTCATCGTCTTCCTCTTCCTCCAGCGCAAGGCCGTCGGCGGCATGACCGCCGGCGCGGTGAAGGGATAACGGCTCCCATGACCACACTGCTCCACGGCTCGGACACCCTGACCCGTGACGCGCTCACGGTCCTCCAGCCCGGCTTCGAAGGCACCACCGCCCCCGACTGGCTGCTCCGCCGCATCGGAGAGGGACTGTCCTCGGTCGGCCTCTTCGGCCGGAACATCGCCGGCCCCGAGCAGCTCGCCGCGCTCACCGCGCAGCTGCGCGCCGAGCGGGACGACGTCCTCGTCGCCATCGACGAGGAGGGCGGGGACGTCACCCGCCTGGAGGTCAACCAGGGCTCGTCCTTCCCCGGCAACTACGCCCTCGGCCACGTCGACGACGTCGAGCTCACCCGGGCCGTCGCCCGCGAGCTCGGCCGCCGGCTCGTGCAGTGCGGCGTCGACCTGAACTGGGCGCCCTCGGCGGACGTCAACTCCAACGCCGAGAACCCGGTCATCGGGGTCCGCTCCTTCGGACCGGACCCCGACCTGGTCGCCCGGCACACCGTGGCGTACGTCGACGGCCTCCAGGGCGTCGGGGTCGCGGCCTGCACGAAGCACTTCCCCGGACACGGCGACACCAACGTGGATTCCCACGACGCGCTGCCCCGGATCGATGTGGACCTCGCCACACTGCACGCCCGTGAGCTGGTACCTTTCCGCGCGGCCGTCGCCGCGGGTACCAAAGCGGTCATGAGCGCGCATATTCTGCTCTCCGCGCTCGACCCTCACCGTCCGGCCACCC
The DNA window shown above is from Streptomyces vietnamensis and carries:
- a CDS encoding carbohydrate ABC transporter permease — its product is MRTRKPLTVAAVAKNLGALVLAVVFIFPVYWMFSSSLKPQHEIMTKDPVFVFKPTFENYGTATGVDLFWTYVTNSLTVTIGAVALALVVALAASFAIARLKFKGRKGIVLIVMMAQMAPWEVMVIAMYMISRENDLLNSIPMLTLIYFVMVLPFTIWTLRGFIAAVPVELEEAAQIDGCTRGQAFRKVIFPLLAPGLMSTSLFGFITAWNEFAMILMLNKEKESQTLTLWLTQFQTAFGSDWGATMAASTLFALPVLIVFLFLQRKAVGGMTAGAVKG